A stretch of DNA from Mesomycoplasma lagogenitalium:
TTGCTAATATCATTTCCAGGATCCACTTCTGGTTTTGAACTAAATAATTTTAATTCCATAAATAATTAATAAACAAATATTAAAAGTATTGCAACAAGTAAAGCATAAATTGAAGATGTTTCAGCAATAGCACAACCGATAATCATTAATTTATTTATTTTCTTTTCAGCTTCTGGATTTCTTCCAACTGCTTCAGCTGCTTTTCCTGCAGCATATCCTTGACCAGCACCAACTCCTAGTGCTCCAACCATCGCTAAACCAGCTCCGATTGCAACAAGACCAATTCCTGTTGAATTACCTGATACTTTTTCATCAAGTTTTGAAGCTATTTCTAAAATTTCGTTTGTCATTTTTTCTCCTTTTGTTTTTATTTTTCTATTATATTTATTCCCCGTCAGCACTTGAACTTCAAAACATTGTAGTTAATAGTGTAAATACATATGATTGAATAACAACACCAAAAATGTCTAAATAAAATACTAATGGTGATAAGAAAATGGCAGCCGGTAAATTAAATAAGGCAAAACTACCTATAGGTAATAAATTTCAAATAAATTGTAAACCTGCATAAAATATAATTAAAAGTGTAGAACCACCTATTATGTTTCCAAACATACGAAAGGAAAGTGAAATAAGCGGTGCTGGAATTGAAATAATTTCAAGTGGATTAATATATTTTTTGAAAAATGATAATCTTTGATAAGAAATACCAATTACATAAATTCCTAATCACGAAATTAATGCCAATGTTAATGTTACTGAAATGGTGCTTCCTACCGGTTCTAGACCGATAACAGAAAGTAAATTACCAAATAGTAAAAAAGTTAAAAGTCCAAATAAATATGGTTTAAATTTAGCTATTCTTCCTGAATTAGAACTTTCATCAACCAATTTATCCACAATTCCAAAATATTGTTCAACAATATAAACTGCTGTATTTGGTGCTTTGTCTTTTTTTGTTTTTTTAATTTGAAAATACAATATCAAGGATATTATACAAATTAAAAAAACCATAACAAAAAGAGTAAAAAGTTGTGGCTGATTTCAATTAGATAAAAAACTGTCTTTGTCCATTTCTTTTCCTCTCCTTTATATTATTTAATATTAAATTTATTAGTATTGATGGAACAATTAATGAAATTCCTATAATATAAGAAATAATATTAATCGGTCAAAAAGCATAAATATTTTTATCAATACTAAAACTTTTATTTATAAATATTATTGTTATTAATATTAGCCCATGAAATAAAACTAAAAACATTCCTAATATAATATTAAATAAAAATAATATTTTACTTTTTTTATTGCCTTTTCCTTTATTTTTTGAAATACCATTTGCAATTGCAACTTTATTTAAAAAAGAAAAGGAAACAGAAATAAATGAAAACATTCACCCAAATAGAAGCGAATGATTTCATAGTGTTAAAATTAAAAAAATAATTAGTACCAGTATATATATAAATAGATATATTAATATAGTACTTGAAAAGTCCTTTATTTTTTCTTTCAACATCACCTCATTTAGACAAGATCTCTCAAGTCATAAAATATTTTACTCCTAAATTTTAAAAAAGCATATTTTTTCAAAAAAATAAAAAAAAATAAAAAAAAATATTAAAAAAACACTTTTTAACTATTTTCATGAGTTTTATATTATTAATTTTTTTTCATTTTTAGAACAAAAAAAGAAAAAAATATTTTTTTTATTTCATAAAAGGGTTAAAAAAATGTTATAATGTGGTAGATAGTGGTAAGGAGTGGTATGTTTGGAAACCATTTAAAAACAATAGATGAAAAAAACAGAATTATCATCCCTTCTCAATTCAGAGAGGAGTTGGGAGAAGTTTTTTACATTTCTTTAGGCTTAGATAAGATTGTTGAAATTCGCTCTAAAAGCGAATTTGATCGTATTAAAGAAAAAATGAAAGCTAATAATTCTTTAAATAAAAATTTAAGAGAATTTGCTAGATTCTTTTTCGGAAATACTACAGAGGCATCTTGTGATAAAGTTGGAAGAGTTGTTTTACCTAAAAATTTACTAAATCTTGTTGCTATCAAAAATGAAGCATATCTAATTGGGGTTGGAGAAAAAATAGAACTTTGACCAAAAGAAAGATATGAAGAACACCAATCAAAATTTATGGATGAAAATTCAATCGATGAACTTCAAAATAAATTATTTGAAAGTGGGGTCGAATTATAATGAAACATTATCCTGTTTTACTAAATGAAATAATTGAAAAATTAGAAATAAAAAACAATGGAATCTATGTTGATTTAACATTAGGAAGAGCAGGGCATTCATCAAATATATTAAAAAAAATAAAAACTGGATGACTTTATTCGTTTGATAAAGATAGTGAAGCTATAAAAAAAAGTGATAACTTATTAAAACAAATTTCAAATAACTTCACTTTAATTCACTCTGATTTTAAAAACTTTAAACAAAAACTTGAGGAATTAAAAATTAATAAAGTTGATGGAATTTTAATGGATTTAGGAGTATCATCTCCGCAATTAGATGAAGCCGAAAGAGGCTTTTCCTATAATAAAGATGCTAGACTCGATATGAGAATGGATACAAATCAAAAACTCGATGCTCATTTTATTATAAATAATTATGATGAAAGCGAATTAATAAAAATTTTTAAAAATAATGCAGATGTAATGCTCCCTGAAAGAGTTGCGAAAGGCATTATTGAAAACAGACCCATAAACAATACATTGGAATTAGTTGAAATAATCAAAAATTCATTACCAGCTAAAATAGTAAGGATGAAAAATCCTGCTAAAGCCGTTTTTCAAGCAATACGAATTGCTGTAAATAATGAATTTGAATCACTAAAAATCGCTTTAAACGATTCTTTAAATTTATTAAATTCTAATGGAAAATTAGCAATAATAACTTTTCATTCTATAGAAGATCGAATTGTTAAAAATTTTTTTGGAAATTTAATTAAAAACAAAACAGATCATCGCTTACCAATTATGGAAAAAAAAGATTGAAAAGTGAAAATTATTCTTCCTTCTAAAGAAGAAATTGAAAAAAATAAAAGAAGCAGAAGTGCGAAATTAAGAATACTTACAAAATTAAGTTAGTGAAAGGCAAAAATGAAAAGAGATATAAAAATTATTGCAAAAATTTGCGAAAATAAAAATTATTCATTATTGGCATATGAAAATATAAAAGATAACAATGTTTTAATTTTTGAAACTGAAAATGATCAGAAAAAAGAAATGTATGATTTTTTTCAAAATTCAATTAATTTATTAAATAAAAATTTAAAAACAAAAATTAAAAATATTTTTATTTTTCTAGATAATAGTGAATACTCTTTTCATTCTGCATCTTTTCAAGAAAAAAGAAGTATTCAAAATTCAAAAAAAATTGTAAATAATAATGAAACACAAAAAATATATGATTCTGTTTTAAAAGATAATCAAAATAATCAAAAAATGATTTCTACATTACCGGTTAATTATAAAATTAACTGAAATAATAAAGTTGAAGTTTTTTCAAAACTACCACTTAATAAAAATGCAAACGAAATTGAAATTTCATTTTTAAAATATTCAATAAATAGCGAGTATTATTCTTTTTTAATTAATCTATTTGACAAATTAAATATTAAGGTAAATAATATTTTTACATCACAAAATGCAACAATTTATTATTTAAACGAACAATCGAAAATAAATGATTGACAAATCATTGTAAATTTTGATGAAAATGTATCATGAATATCTGCCGTTAAAAATGGTAATATTTTAAAATACAAAAAACTTGAAAATTCATATTTAAAACTTGAAAGTCAAATTAATTCTAAAAGTGATTTAGATTTTAAAAAATGACAAGAAATTTCCGAAATTTATGGCGAGATTTTGGAAAATACAAAAACTGAAGCACTAATTTTAGATAAAAAATTAACACTTGAACAATTTAATAAAAATATAGAGGAATTTTTAATAAATTTAGCAAGTGAAATATATGAATTTACTAACGAAATAGGAAAGGATTCTTTTCCAATCGTTTTAATCGGAAAATTAGTTAATTTTCATAATTTAGAAAATACATTTTCAAAAAAATTAATTAACAATAAAATAATAGTTCATAATCCAAAAGAATACTTAAATATTTCAAAAAATTCAAACTTAATTCTTTCAGGTTTAAATTTTATTGAAAATACATTAAATAATAAATTGAAAAAAAATAATACATTAATAAATACTCAGCCATATGAAATTGAAGATTTATTTTTCAAAAAAAATAAATTACTTTTCTTAATTCAAAAACTATTTAGCAAGAAAGAAAAACATGCATAATAAATCAAATTTAAAAATTAAAGTTTTAGGTGTTGGTGGATGTGGTAATAACTCAATAAAAGCATTAATGAATAAACAAATACCCAATGTTGAATACATTGCTTTTAATACCGATTCACAAGCATTAACTCAATTTGATTCTGAATACAGTGTTCCTTTAGGAGATTTTGAAAAAAGAAGAGGATTTGGTGCAGGAAATGATCCGCAAAAAGGAAGAGAATGCGCTCTTGAAAGTAAAGATGAAATTGAAAATAGAATTAAAGATGCTGATATAGTAATAATTGCTGCCGGAATGGGAAAAGGTACTGGAACAGGAGCATCTCCTGTAATAGCGGAAATAGCTAAAAAAACCGCTTTATTAACTATTGCAGTTGTTACAATTCCTTTTGCTTATGAAGGAGAAAAAATCTTTAATAATGCAAAAATGGGACTAGAATTACTTAAAAAAGAAGTTGATGCAATTTTAATAGTTTCAAATGATAAATTACTTGAATCATTTGGAGCACTAGCAAGCGAACATTCTTTAAAATATAGTAATACAACTTTAGAAAAAACCATTGAAATGATTTCCGAAATAACAAATAAAGTCGGAACACAAAATGTCGATTTTGCTGATTTATTATCAATTTTAAAAAATAAAGGCGAAAT
This window harbors:
- the atpE gene encoding ATP synthase F0 subunit C, producing MTNEILEIASKLDEKVSGNSTGIGLVAIGAGLAMVGALGVGAGQGYAAGKAAEAVGRNPEAEKKINKLMIIGCAIAETSSIYALLVAILLIFVY
- a CDS encoding F0F1 ATP synthase subunit A, encoding MDKDSFLSNWNQPQLFTLFVMVFLICIISLILYFQIKKTKKDKAPNTAVYIVEQYFGIVDKLVDESSNSGRIAKFKPYLFGLLTFLLFGNLLSVIGLEPVGSTISVTLTLALISWLGIYVIGISYQRLSFFKKYINPLEIISIPAPLISLSFRMFGNIIGGSTLLIIFYAGLQFIWNLLPIGSFALFNLPAAIFLSPLVFYLDIFGVVIQSYVFTLLTTMFWSSSADGE
- the mraZ gene encoding division/cell wall cluster transcriptional repressor MraZ, with product MFGNHLKTIDEKNRIIIPSQFREELGEVFYISLGLDKIVEIRSKSEFDRIKEKMKANNSLNKNLREFARFFFGNTTEASCDKVGRVVLPKNLLNLVAIKNEAYLIGVGEKIELWPKERYEEHQSKFMDENSIDELQNKLFESGVEL
- the rsmH gene encoding 16S rRNA (cytosine(1402)-N(4))-methyltransferase RsmH, which gives rise to MKHYPVLLNEIIEKLEIKNNGIYVDLTLGRAGHSSNILKKIKTGWLYSFDKDSEAIKKSDNLLKQISNNFTLIHSDFKNFKQKLEELKINKVDGILMDLGVSSPQLDEAERGFSYNKDARLDMRMDTNQKLDAHFIINNYDESELIKIFKNNADVMLPERVAKGIIENRPINNTLELVEIIKNSLPAKIVRMKNPAKAVFQAIRIAVNNEFESLKIALNDSLNLLNSNGKLAIITFHSIEDRIVKNFFGNLIKNKTDHRLPIMEKKDWKVKIILPSKEEIEKNKRSRSAKLRILTKLS
- a CDS encoding cell division protein FtsZ, with amino-acid sequence MHNKSNLKIKVLGVGGCGNNSIKALMNKQIPNVEYIAFNTDSQALTQFDSEYSVPLGDFEKRRGFGAGNDPQKGRECALESKDEIENRIKDADIVIIAAGMGKGTGTGASPVIAEIAKKTALLTIAVVTIPFAYEGEKIFNNAKMGLELLKKEVDAILIVSNDKLLESFGALASEHSLKYSNTTLEKTIEMISEITNKVGTQNVDFADLLSILKNKGEIIINSADGSGKDRAQKAVEKVLFSPILESSIIGATDVIVNITGSNVTYYEISLIIDTIKKATGINSNIIQGLINTETQDKDIKISIVASGIDKDKKTLEKEEIQQINFHKENNKWDELFYQEDFPGEENLENEEDESFDDLPSFLK